The genomic interval cccctcccccaggataACGCAATTTCTGGAAGTGCATTCAGGCTTCAGGAGGATGTGAAattcctgaagagctgcagctctctacCACTAATGTGGACCCGAGGAGAGAGGTGATGGCAAACGTGGTGCTGCCTTGCTTATGAAAAAGAGCATGGTGCTGTTCTCTGCCAACACGTGCGCGCTCTtcttcctgacctgtggagcaGAGGCAACGTTGCCGATTCCGACCTTGCGTTCAGCAGGAGCCACGGTCCAAGGGTAGCAGGAGTTGGCAGCACCGTAGcggtgcaggaaagctctgctgcaactcACTGACGGGGCAGCTTCTCTTGCAAGAACTGTGGTGAGCAACGTGAGCGCTGCAGAGAGCCCGAGCTGCCAGACCCTCGACTGAGAATAGGTTTGGCAGACTGCGAGGCAGCCCTCCTGCACACCACCACTcgaaaggagctgtgcaaagcagcactcCCCAACTGCAACAACTGGCAAGCAAGAAACGTGGGTGTGTTCCCAGGCACTTGAAAGCAAGTGCTCAAACCTTCCCGTTTCTACCAGCCTGAAACCAATACCACGCTAGGGAAACAGTGCGGCGCTAGGTttcccgaggagcagagtctcacgtaggtctcgcagcagaattaattctttctttaaatgacggtgcagcaaagtaacagctggagctgggtgcctctggggagggactccGGACAAAGACATTTGGGGGTAATGAGACTCcttacagtctcttccagtcgtcTTTATCGAGTCAGCGGTCTCTGTCCCTTGGGTTCTGCATCTTATGCAAAGGTCAACCGTTACTTtaagcactagtgctaagctgggctagaggtaAGTTAGCCGCCTTTTCTGACGTCCCACGTGTCCCCCAAGAAGGAGCAGTGTGTAGAGAACGGAGGGTCACTTCCCGAGCTCTTGAGGAAGCCGGGAGGGAACTGTTTCTCCCAGGTCCCCCCCAGCTCTGAAGCACCAGGTTTGTCCAAcctcagaaggcagcaggataTTTGCCTAATTCCTGCAGGTCTTTgccagaacaagaaggaaaagggatgtgTGAGTGTGTAACTCTGCGTAAGGATACATGCCAGCTAATAAAGTGAGCGCTGCAGGCAGGCGTGTTTGGTGtgttgaaagagagggaaagaaagagggagaggcgggagcggcgggcagagaggcgggctgggagcgcggggcggcgggggccgccgcggagggagcgcggggcgcggcgggggggcgcggccccCTGGGCCCCCGCGGAGGCGCGCGGAGGGCGGCCGTGAGCTCACAGAGAGCCCCGCGGTGCGTCGCGCTGcgtcgcgctgcgctgcgctgcgctgggtcGGGTTGTGTTGGTTTGTGTTGCGGCGGGTGTGTTGGTCTGCGTGGTGGTGTGCTGAGTTGCTGGGGTTGTGTTGTGGTGCgcgctgtgctgtggggctgtgtgcgcggcgcggcgcgggcccggcagcggcgctcgGCGCGCGTGGGCtcgagggcgccggcgggggcggctggtggcggcgggcagcatggtgcgagcgcgggcggcggcggcggccgggcgccgcctcctGGTGCTCGTGGCCCTGCTGgcggccctgcgcgcccgggagagccgcgctgctcggcgggcagcgccgcgcgcaggtagggcgggcggcggcggaggcggcggcggggcggcgggggccggggggcgggaggcgcctgcgggctgcggccggggcggcgggcggcagagccggcggcagagccggcagcgAGCGGGCGGCCAGCGGCAGCGGCCCTGCAGCCGCGCCTGGCGCTGCGTGACGGCCGCTCTTCTGGCCCGCGTgggctcccagcgctgcctggcGGCGAGGGCGATCCGGCTTCCTGGCCGCACGCCGCCTTGGAGCCTCGGGGAGCGGCTGGCGGTGAGTGGTCGCGGGCTGTCCCCGGGAAGACGAGGAGCACTGCTTCTCTCgcgctgcttctgcctttgcctggcCGGGGGGCTCTTGCGCCCGCGCAGCGGGAACGAGCCTTCGTGTGCCCCGGAGCGGAGGGTTCCCTGTTCGTAGAGCTCCGGCGTCCTTGGTGCATCCCCCTTGCCCCTGGAGGGGAGGATGCCCCTGTTATTTTGTCCCGGGGGTCCTTTGGGGGGCTGTTGGGTAGCGCCtggagggaggatttggggagctgccaggtgccagccaacgagttcccccagccctcctgccgctgGGGGACTCTCGAGCCACGTGGGTGCCCCCCGTTCCCCTTCCGTTCCCTGCAGTTCCCTTCTGCGGAAGCATGTGGCAGCACATAATGAAAGCGTATAatgattacatacatacatacatacatacatacataatgattacaggtgttcctgcaggcagtggccttgcagctcctcagctggatccTGGTTTTGGACCTGTGTGGGATGCCAGTGGTAAGTAGTCAAGAAGCATTCACATCTTGGAACGAGCAGGTTTTTGCAAGGTGTTATTCCTGGGACATTTAACCGAGCGCGTCGTTGGCCAATGCTCaggcacacaaaggagcagagtggaactccGAAAGGCTTTGAGAGATCTGGGCTGGGTGTTTTGGCTCGCAAAGCGCTGTTGGCCAGTTCCaccgagcctgtgctgcttgcagtgcctgctgcaaagccagggggcaggatggggtggagtttacaggtttggtgagcgccagggcgtcctttcccccagcagctcaacatgtgcatgaagtgaatgaatggcagggagggacaggtgctagggcgtaattacacgttcccatcccacacgaccattcagaccagaaggctgtgcaaatatataccaaaagctgttgccatctgtgtttggttccagaagtggccgaagctgatggttatccagcttctcatctggatcgcattgttgagcctcggggtcttcccaggggtacgtagtcaaCTCTTACTGacgtgaaagaagaagaacttcctttgtaatattttgttgacGTGAAATGGTACCTACTATGTCCTCTTCAGGTCctctaagggcttttgagccgcGGGGGGACGCCAGGGGTAAGTTGTGAGCgcttctttactttgagagctgccaggtgccaggcaaAAGGTCATCTCTGCCCCTCCGCAGCTTTGAGCCTATTGACCTCCATATATGTCCCATGTCacgacatgccccccccccccccgccactgacTACCATTGCTTTGTGAAGAAGTTGGTAGCTAAGCTTGTAAGGAAAGCGTGCCACCTATGTGTGggctttctgccctgcctgtAGGCAATGGTTATCGATTTTCTCGGCCGTATCCTGTTCTCGAGGCTCGGGAGGATCCCCGGGGAAAGTGGTCCAGATTTATGCCCTTCACAGAAGAAGCTATTACATGTCAAAACTTTCCTGGTGTGGAGTGTaactgaataagtccttggctgatcctgagacacacagaagagcagagtgggACTCAGGAGGCGTCCAGAGATCTTCCCCAGGGTGCTTTGGCTGGCAAAGcccctgtgctgcttccaaagcctgctgcaaagccagcgagCTTGCTGGAgttgagtttagagcttgtgtgaactccagTGGGTCCTTTTCCCCGAcagctccattcatgcttacaGCTATACCCACATGGTGCCTGCGCGTgcacccagtacacgtttgcaagatgctcacaagcagaagggcaagaccagtgccttagtgtaattctaggttCCTCGTCattcacaagcactcacgtctgaagaaggctgttgaagtatacataacgggagctgttcccgtctgtgtttgtttccagatgtggctgtagatggtggttatccagcttctcagctggatcccagttttgaacctcAGGGTGATCGCACAGGTACGtcatgaatatttactttctttgagaGCTCCCATGTCACATACAAAGGGTCAGCCAGGTACCTCGCCAGCTTTAGATATGTAGACCTATCTGGGTGTCCCTTTGTCCCTTTCCACGTGCTGCCGTTGACTTGAAAATCTACGTTGCCCGCTAATAGGGAcgtttctcatgtgtttttgattacagctgcttccctgcagagagcttatccagcttctcagctggatgccgttgttgagcctcggggtcgtcccaggggtacgtagtcaagtttttcttacctgaaagaagaagaacttactttagaatattttgttgatgggaaattgttcctactactttgcctggaggtcatctaagggcttttgagccgcAGGGGGATGCCCGGGGTAAGTTGTgagcatttctttactttgagagctttgAGGTGCCAGGCAAAAGATTGTGGGAACTCCAAGGTGTCCTTTCCCCCGGGAACGCCCACGCATGCTTAGATCTACATCCACGTGGTTCTTGTGCACgcacccagtacacgtttgcaggatgctcacaagcagaagggcaagaccagtgccttagtgtaattctaggttcccgagcactcacgtctgaagaaggctgttgaagtatacataacgggagctgttcccgtctgtgtttgtttccagatgtggctgtagatggtggttatccagcttctcagctggatcccagttttgaacctcTGAGGGGGGCCACAGGTCAGTAATCAAGATGTATTCTCTTCCTGGAATGAGCGtttgttttagtgtattttattccTGGGACATTCaactgaataagtccttggccaatgctcagacacacaaaggagcagagtggaactcTGAAAGGCTTTGAGAGATCTGGGCTGGGTGTTTTGGCTCGCAAAGCGCTGTTGGCCAGTTCCaccgagcctgtgctgcttgcagtgcctgctgcaaagccagggggcaggatggggtggagtttacaggtttggtgagcgccagggcgtcctttcccccagcagctcaacatgtgcatgaagtgaatgaatggcagggagggacaggtgctagggtgtaattacacgttcccatcccacacgaccattcagatcagaaggctgtgcaaatataaaccaaaagctgttgccatctgtgtttggttccagaagtggccgaagctgatggttatccagcttctcatctggatcgTGTTTTTGAGCCTCAGGGTCTTCCCGGAGGTACGTAGTCAACTCGTACTTAGGTAATAACCCCAAATGGTGCAAGTGCACGCACCCAGgaagcgtttgcaagatgctcacaagcagaagggctagaccagtgccttagtgtaattctatgTTCCCCGTCATTCACAAGCGCTCACATCTGAAGAAGGATAtggaagtatacataacgggagctgttcccgtctgtgtttggttccagatgtgGCGGTAGGTGATGGAGGTTTCTCTTTTGATCTGGACTCCCGATTTGAGCGTCAGGGACATCCTGGAGGTGAGTAGTCAGCAGatgctcctttgaaagaataAGCATGGCTTTCCTCAGTTTGTAGGGCCCTCCTGATGAAGGCAAGGTACACAGCACACATCCCGCGACTGAAGGGCAGAAGAACACCTAGGGGGAGCGCTGGTTCAGGCTTCCACTGGGCGGTGGgctcctgtgcaggaggagcgtAAACGATCCCTTTTGTGGTGTGGTGCTGAGGGTTGCCTGTTTGTCAAGCTCTGGCTTCCTTGGTGTATGTTA from Struthio camelus isolate bStrCam1 chromosome 1, bStrCam1.hap1, whole genome shotgun sequence carries:
- the LOC138064413 gene encoding uncharacterized protein isoform X5, with amino-acid sequence MVRARAAAAAGRRLLVLVALLAALRARESRAARRAAPRAGVPAGSGLAAPQLDPGFGPVWDASEVAEADGYPASHLDRIVEPRGLPRGPLRAFEPRGDARDVAVDGGYPASQLDPSFEPQGDRTAASLQRAYPASQLDAVVEPRGRPRDVAVDGGYPASQLDPSFEPLRGATDVAVGDGGFSFDLDSRFERQGHPGGVPAGSGLAAPQLHPVFEPQGHASDVAVDGGYAASQPDASFESLGNATENGH
- the LOC138064413 gene encoding uncharacterized protein isoform X1 — translated: MVRARAAAAAGRRLLVLVALLAALRARESRAARRAAPRAGVPAGSGLAAPQLDPGFGPVWDASEVAEADGYPASHLDRIVEPRGLPRGPLRAFEPRGDARDVAVDGGYPASQLDPSFEPQGDRTAASLQRAYPASQLDAVVEPRGRPRDVAVDGGYPASQLDPSFEPLRGATEVAEADGYPASHLDRVFEPQGLPGDVAVGDGGFSFDLDSRFERQGHPGGVPAGSGLAAPQLHPVFEPQGHASDVAVDGGYAASQPDASFESLGNATGFGGEKEAKAAHHKDLEKHRLIFTAAVSAFVLLGVALSCVSTSLLRRRKQKRALANTAAASNPEEPRPEEGRGKSGRERTKEELAIKNENLNNSWSPLAVNFATQLAQLSKGRNANGSLQPRCQSSSDGGYGSCSAGRVSLDSPQAHHSKCVCFHYQQGYCTSDEYSE
- the LOC138064413 gene encoding uncharacterized protein isoform X4, which gives rise to MVRARAAAAAGRRLLVLVALLAALRARESRAARRAAPRAGVPAGSGLAAPQLDPGFGPVWDASEVAEADGYPASHLDRIVEPRGLPRGPLRAFEPRGDARDVAVDGGYPASQLDPSFEPQGDRTAASLQRAYPASQLDAVVEPRGRPREVAEADGYPASHLDRVFEPQGLPGDVAVGDGGFSFDLDSRFERQGHPGGVPAGSGLAAPQLHPVFEPQGHASDVAVDGGYAASQPDASFESLGNATENGH
- the LOC138064413 gene encoding uncharacterized protein isoform X3; this translates as MVRARAAAAAGRRLLVLVALLAALRARESRAARRAAPRAGVPAGSGLAAPQLDPGFGPVWDASEVAEADGYPASHLDRIVEPRGLPRGPLRAFEPRGDARDVAVDGGYPASQLDPSFEPQGDRTAASLQRAYPASQLDAVVEPRGRPRDVAVDGGYPASQLDPSFEPLRGATEVAEADGYPASHLDRVFEPQGLPGDVAVGDGGFSFDLDSRFERQGHPGGVPAGSGLAAPQLHPVFEPQGHASDVAVDGGYAASQPDASFESLGNATENGH